CTTCCAATAAAACCAGAACCACCTGTTATAAGTATCATAGAATGATCTATGTTTTTAATATTAGTTGTAATACCCGAATAATCATTTTAGCAAAGATCTTTTATAAGTAATGGAGAGGATTCTTCCATAATCAATTTTAGATTGCGCTTAGCAATTGTTGTTTTTATACAATCTTCAAGAGTATAGGGATAAACCTTGATGGCATCAATAGGTTTTAGTTTATCATCAACATTTATAAAGGTAAAGAAACATGAGTTTGTTAAGGCTGATATATTTTTTTCACCCCTCGGTATTTTATAGATATTTGATTCAATAGATATGTAAGGGCCGGTAGTATCCACAATCTTACTTGTATATTTTAATTTATCGCCAATTAAAACAGGATAGAAAAAATTAATTCTGTTAACAGCCCCAATTAAAGATCTATTGGTTGATGCAGTATCTGAACAGATAGATGAAAGCTCATAAGCTTTCCTTGCTAAATAACCTCCAAATATAGTTTGGTTTGGATTTTTGTGCTCTGGATAGGTTCTCTCCCAGCTTTCAATTATAGTGTCTCCAATGAATATATTACCATCTTCTTTTTTGCTTTTATAATAAAGAGAAAATAAATTCTCAAATTCTTTTGGGTCTAATGATGTTGCGGTATTTTTTTGTTCCTTTAAATATCTCTTTTTTCTTTTGATTGCATTTTGTGCTCTAACTTTATCTAAATCTTCTACATACTCAAGAGGGGGTAGTTTAGCGCCATAGTCGTTATCTATATTCCCAAGTCTTGCAACCATTGTAAAATAACATGTTGCTATATGTATATTCTTGTTATTAATTATTTGTTCAATCCTTATACCTATTTCCATAGAAGTGGTGCCCACGTAATTTACCCTTGATTTTAGTATTATATCTTCATCTATTCTAAATACATCTCTTAAAAGTATTTGATCTATTGCTGCAGTTACAATCCTTGCATTGTTGTAGAATTGAGCAACATAGAGATTTGCTGTTTCACCAGCTAAAATATCAAGCTCTTCCAAAAGAAGACCAAAACGAAAATTACCCAAAATATTGCCTTCTATTATTTTATATTGCTCCCTTAATTTATTGTTAGAGTTAAGGGGTAATATCTTTTCTCTTGAAAGTCCTGAAGGTCTTTTATATATCTCCATGTTATCAATCCAAAGTATTTTGATTATAATAATATAACTTTAGTATCTATAATTCTATAGATTTTATTACATTTTTGAATAGTATTTATCCTATGGGTGACAATAAATATTGTTTTATCGAAACACTCCCTAAATAAATCTTCCAATATTTTATTTTCAATATCAAAGTCTAAAGCACTTGTTGCTTCATCCATTATTATAACTTCTGGGTTACCATATAATGCTCTTGCGATAGCTATTCTTTGTCGTTCCCCGCCACTTAGTTTTAAACCGCCTTCACCTACAATAGAGTCTCCATGTTTCATTAGGTGTGATATCCTTGCTTGTTTTATAACTAAATCTAGTTTATCGTTATCTAGTTTTCTGCCAAATAGTATATTATTTTTTATTGTATCATTTAGTAGATATATATGTTGTGGTATATAGCCTACTTTTTTTCTCCAAGATATAAGATTTTCTTCACTGAGCTCTACATTATCAATTAAAATATTTCCTTTGGTAGGCTTTAAAAACCCCATTAATATATCTAATAATGTACTTTTCCCAATGCCACTCTCACCAATAATGCCAACCTTATCGCCCTTTTTAATATGCATATTAACATTTTTTAAAATAGGCTTATTCTTTGAATAAGAAAAGCTAATATTTATAATGTCTATACTATGATTAAAAGTGATATCGTTATTACCAAGTAGCTCTACTGGTCTATTTAATTCAGCTTTAATTATCTCTTTTGATCTGCTGTTGAATTGTAAGGTATTGTAGTTTGAGAGAATTCTCGTAAATGAGGGTAACATTCTATATAGAGCAATAACATAGACTGAAACAAATGTAATTGCATAGCTTAGATTTCCCTTATTGAAATAAAGAATATATAAAAAAAATATAATTATCACACTAAAACCTAATGTTTCTAAAAACAATCTAGGTATATTATTAAGTGTTCTGGTAAGGGTATAGACATTAGCTATTGCATTAATGTGGTTTATAAACTTTGTATGTAGAGATTGCTCAACCGAAATAGTCTTTATAATTTTAAAGTTAAATACAGTATTAGATATAACATTGTAAATATTTTTTATATTCCTTGATCGTATTCTACTTGCTTCTTTAGTTTTTCTTGAGATATACCTAAATAAAAAAGCAATCAACAGACCAAAAAATATTGTAATAAATATAGTTACCTTAAAATTAAAATATATTAATAAAGAATATAATAAAAGTACTATAAAAATTTCGGAAACAATAGTAAGTAATGAGATATCATATTGTGAGCTATTAATAGCCTCATTTACTATTGATCTATTAATTGTAGAAGTTGTTAATGAACGAAAATCTTGGTATTTTAGATTAATATAACGGATAAAGAGTTTCTCTGCCATTCTGTAATACTGTCTGTAAGCGTATTTTGCTGTTAAATATTGATGAAGAACGTTTAATATCCCCCTTAATAAAAAATATAGTACAAGTAATATGCCAAATACAATTATAAATGATTCTTTGGAACTAAAACCAAATTTATTATAGATATAATATAGATATTTATTTGTATAAATTATTGAATCATTTGTAATGATATTGATAAAGGGTATAATAGCTGAGATTCCAATAAACTCAATTAATGATATAATAATTGTAAAGATTATTAGTAATATAAATGTGAGATTATTTTTTTTGCTTATTTTTAATGATAATTTAGAAAACATCTTTTTTGAGATATATATTTTCTAATATAAAAATTCAATATATTTTGTTGATTTAACAATGACTATTGTCTAAAATAATTTTATAAGCATCTATAATTTAGTTATATTGTATCTATATATTATTAATTTAGGGGTTTTATATGAATAATCAGTTAATGTCTTTTTTATGGAGTGAACATTTTAAAATTAAAAGAATGTTTTTATTTATTCCAAAGCTCTTGACTTGTTCATTAACTATGAAGGATATTTTAAGCTCTAATCTGTATTTTGCTTCACAAAAAAACGGGGGTGATACGGGTTTTAATAATAATAACAATGATAAAGGTGGTGGCAGTGGTTATTATGATAATAATGAAGGTGAGGCAGAGTATAGCCTAAGACAAAAGATTGGCTTGGTTTTGGGCCCTCTATTGTTTTTTTTAATCCTTATTATGCCAAAACCTGCCGATATGACTTATGAGGCTCAAAAAATGGCTGCTATTGCAATATTAATGGCAACTTGGTGGATATGTGAATCTATTCCTATCCCAGCAACTAGCTTGTTGCCTTTGGTTTTGATGCCAGCATTTGGTATTATGGGTGTAAAGAAGGCAGGCGTGCCCTATGCTAGTGATATAATATTTCTATATATGGGGGGATTTATTATAGCCTTATCTATGCAGAGATGGAATCTACATAGGCGTATTGCCTTAAATACAATTAGACTAATTGGCTATTCACCAAGGAGACTTATGTTGGGTTTTATGATAGCAACAGCTGGTTTGTCAGCTTTTGTTTCAAATACAGCAACAACAGTTATGATGCTTCCAATAGGCCTTGCTATTATATTTCATGTAGTTGAAGAGGGGAAGAAAGAAGGCATTGATAAAAAGATTGATTTTAGACTAGGAAAATTTAATTTTGGGACTAATCTCATGTTGGGGATCGCTTATAGTGCATCTGTTGGTGGTATTGCTACACTTATTGGCACACCACCAAATGCTATACTTGCAGGGTTTTTAAATGAAACCTATGGATTTCAGATAACTTTTTATAAATGGCTTTTTGTTGGGGTACCTTTAGTTTTAATTATGATTCCAACAATATGGCTCATCTTGATGATGATAAATCCTATCGCTTTAAAAAAAATACCTGGTGGTAGAGAGATTATAAGAGATGAGTTAAATAAAATAGGTAGAATGAATAAGGGAGAAAAATATACTGCTATAATTTTTGGGTTAACTGCACTTTCTTGGATATTTAGAAAGCAGATTTGTATGTTTTTTCCTGAGCCCTCTATGATAAGCGATGGTTCGATTGCAATAACAGGTGCAATACTGTTGTTTTTAATCCCCATTAGATTAAATGAAAATATATTTACTATGAATTGGGAGTGGGCTAATAAATTACCATGGGGTGTACTGATATTGTTTGGTGGAGGGCTATCAATGGCGGTTGGTATAAGGGATACTGAGCTTGCTAAATGGATTGCTTCACAGGTAGGACTTTTAGCAGGAGCTCCTTTATGGTTGTTATTATTAGCAGTAACAACACTTGTAATTTTTCTTACGGAGATGACCTCTAACACTGCAACTACTGCTATGTTAATGCCAATATTGGCAGCTGTTGCAATAGGACTTGGGGAAAATCCTTTGCTCTTGCTCATTCCTGCTGCAATATCAGCATCATGTGCTTTTATGCTTCCCGTAGCTACCCCTCCTAATGCCATTGTATATGGTTCTGGATATATTACGATACCA
This sequence is a window from Deferribacterota bacterium. Protein-coding genes within it:
- a CDS encoding acyl-CoA thioesterase, whose translation is MEIYKRPSGLSREKILPLNSNNKLREQYKIIEGNILGNFRFGLLLEELDILAGETANLYVAQFYNNARIVTAAIDQILLRDVFRIDEDIILKSRVNYVGTTSMEIGIRIEQIINNKNIHIATCYFTMVARLGNIDNDYGAKLPPLEYVEDLDKVRAQNAIKRKKRYLKEQKNTATSLDPKEFENLFSLYYKSKKEDGNIFIGDTIIESWERTYPEHKNPNQTIFGGYLARKAYELSSICSDTASTNRSLIGAVNRINFFYPVLIGDKLKYTSKIVDTTGPYISIESNIYKIPRGEKNISALTNSCFFTFINVDDKLKPIDAIKVYPYTLEDCIKTTIAKRNLKLIMEESSPLLIKDLC
- a CDS encoding ABC transporter ATP-binding protein; this translates as MFSKLSLKISKKNNLTFILLIIFTIIISLIEFIGISAIIPFINIITNDSIIYTNKYLYYIYNKFGFSSKESFIIVFGILLVLYFLLRGILNVLHQYLTAKYAYRQYYRMAEKLFIRYINLKYQDFRSLTTSTINRSIVNEAINSSQYDISLLTIVSEIFIVLLLYSLLIYFNFKVTIFITIFFGLLIAFLFRYISRKTKEASRIRSRNIKNIYNVISNTVFNFKIIKTISVEQSLHTKFINHINAIANVYTLTRTLNNIPRLFLETLGFSVIIIFFLYILYFNKGNLSYAITFVSVYVIALYRMLPSFTRILSNYNTLQFNSRSKEIIKAELNRPVELLGNNDITFNHSIDIINISFSYSKNKPILKNVNMHIKKGDKVGIIGESGIGKSTLLDILMGFLKPTKGNILIDNVELSEENLISWRKKVGYIPQHIYLLNDTIKNNILFGRKLDNDKLDLVIKQARISHLMKHGDSIVGEGGLKLSGGERQRIAIARALYGNPEVIIMDEATSALDFDIENKILEDLFRECFDKTIFIVTHRINTIQKCNKIYRIIDTKVILL
- a CDS encoding DASS family sodium-coupled anion symporter, which gives rise to MNNQLMSFLWSEHFKIKRMFLFIPKLLTCSLTMKDILSSNLYFASQKNGGDTGFNNNNNDKGGGSGYYDNNEGEAEYSLRQKIGLVLGPLLFFLILIMPKPADMTYEAQKMAAIAILMATWWICESIPIPATSLLPLVLMPAFGIMGVKKAGVPYASDIIFLYMGGFIIALSMQRWNLHRRIALNTIRLIGYSPRRLMLGFMIATAGLSAFVSNTATTVMMLPIGLAIIFHVVEEGKKEGIDKKIDFRLGKFNFGTNLMLGIAYSASVGGIATLIGTPPNAILAGFLNETYGFQITFYKWLFVGVPLVLIMIPTIWLILMMINPIALKKIPGGREIIRDELNKIGRMNKGEKYTAIIFGLTALSWIFRKQICMFFPEPSMISDGSIAITGAILLFLIPIRLNENIFTMNWEWANKLPWGVLILFGGGLSMAVGIRDTELAKWIASQVGLLAGAPLWLLLLAVTTLVIFLTEMTSNTATTAMLMPILAAVAIGLGENPLLLLIPAAISASCAFMLPVATPPNAIVYGSGYITIPQMAKNGFWLNIIGIIFVIILTFILVVPVFDVIFGELPGWILIK